In one Micromonospora polyrhachis genomic region, the following are encoded:
- a CDS encoding DUF3618 domain-containing protein, producing the protein MSANPDRIRRDIEQTRDELSSDVDALTDRVNPRRMANERMGQARGALGRARERIMGTASHARQAGGDRASEASHRAAETASSMRDRAKSMPHMSMERTEGSPLAAGLIAFGVGLLAAALVPPSRSEQQLAGQAKRTAMEHSDEFKQQASGAAQQMRDNLREPAQHAAEAVKSKAAGGASAVRDESRGAAQNLQGQARHAGEDIRRQ; encoded by the coding sequence ATGTCAGCCAATCCCGATCGGATCCGCCGAGACATCGAGCAGACCCGTGATGAGCTGAGCAGCGACGTCGACGCCTTGACCGACCGGGTCAACCCTCGACGGATGGCCAACGAGCGGATGGGTCAGGCGCGCGGGGCTCTGGGCCGGGCCCGAGAAAGGATCATGGGTACGGCCAGCCACGCTCGCCAGGCCGGGGGAGACAGGGCGTCGGAGGCGTCGCACCGGGCCGCGGAGACGGCCTCGTCGATGCGGGACCGGGCGAAGTCGATGCCGCACATGTCCATGGAACGGACCGAGGGAAGCCCGTTGGCCGCCGGCCTGATCGCCTTCGGGGTGGGGCTGCTCGCCGCCGCCCTGGTGCCGCCGAGCCGCTCCGAGCAGCAACTCGCCGGGCAGGCCAAGCGAACGGCGATGGAACACTCCGACGAGTTCAAGCAGCAGGCCAGCGGTGCGGCCCAGCAGATGCGGGACAACCTGCGGGAGCCGGCACAGCACGCGGCTGAGGCGGTGAAGTCGAAGGCGGCTGGCGGAGCGTCCGCAGTACGGGATGAGAGCCGGGGCGCTGCCCAGAACCTTCAGGGGCAGGCCCGTCATGCCGGCGAGGACATCAGACGGCAGTAG
- a CDS encoding carbohydrate ABC transporter permease codes for MTRRRWRTTRRTALVQLACVTVTLFMGLPLYLIALAALSSRESLDRFPLALLPTGVSVDTMTAFLGSTGVLPAFRNSVEIGLLSLVLSLLLGVPAGYALARFAFRGRDPYQLFLLLVRALPIVVLAVPLARVFLSTGLYDTTYAVALVHTALALPTTVLITSAVFVSVPVEHEEAAMVFGATAPRAFARVVLPQALPGIAAAAIFTFVTSWNEVFGAAVLTLNRRSLPAQVLTTLSDSPLAYRFAGGFALVVPALVFIALMRRYLLNMWGSTVR; via the coding sequence ATGACCCGACGACGGTGGCGGACGACCCGGCGTACGGCGCTGGTGCAACTGGCCTGTGTCACCGTGACGCTCTTCATGGGTCTACCGCTCTACCTGATCGCGCTCGCCGCTCTCTCCAGTCGGGAGTCGCTGGACCGGTTCCCACTGGCCCTACTGCCGACCGGGGTGTCGGTCGACACGATGACAGCCTTCCTCGGCTCCACCGGGGTGCTGCCCGCGTTCCGCAACTCGGTCGAGATCGGCCTGCTCAGCCTGGTGCTGTCCCTACTGCTCGGTGTTCCGGCCGGCTACGCCCTCGCCCGGTTCGCGTTCCGGGGACGCGATCCCTACCAGCTGTTCCTGCTACTGGTCCGGGCCCTGCCGATCGTGGTGCTCGCCGTACCGCTGGCCCGGGTCTTCCTCAGCACCGGCCTGTACGACACGACGTACGCGGTCGCGCTCGTGCACACCGCGCTCGCCCTGCCGACCACCGTACTCATCACGTCGGCCGTCTTCGTCTCGGTGCCGGTCGAACACGAGGAGGCGGCGATGGTCTTCGGTGCCACCGCGCCCCGCGCCTTCGCCCGGGTCGTGCTGCCCCAGGCTCTGCCGGGCATCGCCGCCGCCGCCATCTTCACCTTCGTCACCTCATGGAACGAGGTGTTCGGCGCTGCCGTGCTCACCCTCAACCGACGTAGCCTGCCGGCCCAGGTGCTCACCACGCTCTCCGACTCTCCGCTCGCCTATCGGTTCGCGGGCGGATTCGCGTTGGTCGTACCGGCACTGGTCTTCATCGCCCTGATGCGGCGCTACCTGTTGAACATGTGGGGCAGCACCGTCCGCTGA
- a CDS encoding carbohydrate ABC transporter permease, which translates to MPTPTPTAAPPPTAAPAPTRREHRVRRTGRLPVPLLLVAPSVVFLAVLFLWPLAVGVLQALRADDGFTLDHLRRMLADPYFWPAARNTALLIVVLIPLQFAFALAMALLLRDRPRLSGLYFYVWCVPLAISDLAAGLVWLSIFTDRGYLNSALVHLGLDEGHAWLSYQNPTTMFVAVLLAELWRATSLVLVILVAGLQNIPRDYDEAAAVFGATYWQRLRHVLLPQLRPSLQVALILRTILGLQTFAVAQALTGRNFPLLVGETYQWHVTLQNEHVAAAIALVLLALSIGTATVYLRVLRDPSHGRSR; encoded by the coding sequence GTGCCGACGCCAACGCCGACAGCCGCGCCGCCCCCCACAGCCGCGCCGGCCCCGACCCGCCGTGAACATCGGGTACGTCGCACGGGCCGGCTACCGGTACCGCTGCTGCTCGTGGCGCCGTCCGTGGTGTTCCTCGCCGTCCTGTTCCTCTGGCCGCTGGCCGTCGGCGTACTTCAGGCGTTGCGTGCCGACGACGGGTTCACCCTCGACCACCTCCGCCGGATGCTCGCCGATCCGTACTTCTGGCCGGCGGCCCGGAACACGGCGCTGCTGATCGTCGTACTCATCCCGCTCCAGTTCGCCTTCGCGTTGGCCATGGCGTTGCTGCTGCGCGACCGCCCCCGGCTGTCCGGGCTCTACTTCTACGTCTGGTGCGTACCGCTGGCGATCAGCGACCTGGCCGCCGGACTGGTCTGGCTGTCCATCTTCACCGACCGCGGCTACCTCAACTCGGCCCTGGTCCACCTCGGCCTCGACGAGGGCCATGCCTGGCTCTCCTATCAGAATCCGACCACTATGTTCGTCGCGGTGCTGCTCGCCGAACTGTGGCGGGCGACCTCGCTGGTACTGGTCATTCTCGTCGCCGGTCTACAGAACATCCCCCGCGACTACGACGAGGCGGCAGCGGTCTTCGGCGCGACCTACTGGCAGCGGCTGCGTCACGTCCTGCTCCCCCAGTTACGGCCCAGCCTCCAGGTGGCGCTGATCCTGCGGACCATCCTCGGGTTGCAGACCTTCGCCGTCGCCCAGGCACTGACCGGCCGCAACTTCCCACTGCTGGTCGGCGAGACCTACCAGTGGCACGTCACGCTCCAGAACGAGCACGTCGCCGCCGCGATCGCCCTGGTGTTGCTGGCGCTCTCCATCGGCACCGCCACGGTCTACCTGCGGGTGCTACGCGACCCGAGTCATGGGCGCTCGCGATGA
- a CDS encoding ABC transporter substrate-binding protein, giving the protein MATRPPTTPRSADPVRLRRRALLALGLGAGAAPLLTACGGASTSGGDGGAGTVDFLSTQFTPVEERQRFERILAERITAASVAYNPVEPGVFASTITSQVAAGRVQVDLVGGLHGDLAPHADRFENLDDLAGKLADRGFPAEIAALGRLTGTSTSYLPWMQASYVLAVHRSALKWLPSGADVQTLTYDQLLDWAGAARRGNGGKPVLGLPCGPKGLYHRFFQGYLLPSFTGGQISTFHSAAAVQAWQYLKELWAQTAPASTNFDQMQEPLQRGEVLIAWDHVARLVNAPTAKPDDWVMAPAPRGPKGLGYLLVVAGLAIPRGAPEADRAREVITGLTARETQLDVLRQNAFFPVVDTPSAADLPPAVAMAAEAVRRQQGAAGAILALPPVGLGNRDGEVSQIFKNCFKEICLDGRPVRPVLDTQARQLDAILAELQVPCWRPDPVAAGQTCRVG; this is encoded by the coding sequence ATGGCAACTCGGCCGCCGACGACACCGCGATCCGCTGACCCCGTACGCCTGCGTCGCCGCGCGCTGCTCGCCCTCGGCCTCGGTGCCGGTGCCGCGCCCCTGCTGACCGCCTGTGGCGGGGCCTCGACCAGCGGCGGCGACGGTGGCGCGGGTACGGTCGACTTCCTCTCCACCCAGTTCACGCCGGTCGAGGAGCGGCAGCGATTCGAGCGGATCCTCGCCGAACGGATCACCGCCGCGTCGGTGGCGTACAACCCGGTCGAGCCGGGCGTCTTCGCCTCGACGATCACCTCCCAGGTGGCCGCCGGACGGGTGCAGGTCGACCTCGTCGGTGGCCTGCACGGCGACCTCGCCCCACACGCGGACCGCTTCGAGAACCTCGACGACCTCGCCGGGAAACTGGCCGATCGCGGGTTCCCCGCCGAGATCGCGGCGCTGGGCCGGCTGACCGGCACGAGCACCAGCTACCTGCCCTGGATGCAGGCGTCGTACGTGCTCGCGGTCCACAGAAGTGCACTGAAGTGGTTGCCCAGCGGGGCGGACGTGCAGACCCTGACTTACGACCAACTGCTCGACTGGGCCGGCGCGGCCCGACGGGGCAACGGTGGCAAGCCGGTACTCGGCCTGCCCTGCGGGCCGAAGGGCCTCTACCACCGGTTCTTCCAGGGCTATCTGCTGCCGAGCTTCACCGGCGGGCAGATCAGCACATTCCACAGCGCGGCGGCGGTACAGGCCTGGCAGTACCTCAAGGAACTGTGGGCCCAGACCGCCCCCGCGTCGACCAACTTCGACCAGATGCAGGAGCCGTTACAACGCGGCGAGGTGCTCATCGCCTGGGACCATGTCGCCCGGCTGGTCAACGCACCCACCGCCAAGCCGGACGACTGGGTGATGGCTCCCGCGCCCCGCGGCCCGAAGGGACTGGGCTATCTGCTCGTCGTCGCCGGGCTGGCGATTCCACGAGGTGCGCCGGAGGCCGACCGGGCCCGCGAGGTCATCACCGGCCTCACCGCCCGTGAAACACAGCTCGACGTGTTGCGGCAGAACGCCTTCTTCCCGGTCGTCGACACCCCGAGCGCGGCCGACCTACCGCCCGCCGTCGCGATGGCGGCCGAGGCGGTACGCCGCCAGCAGGGTGCGGCCGGTGCCATCCTCGCCCTGCCGCCGGTCGGACTGGGCAACCGTGACGGCGAGGTGTCCCAGATCTTCAAGAACTGCTTCAAGGAGATCTGCCTGGACGGCCGGCCGGTACGACCGGTCCTCGACACGCAGGCCCGGCAGCTCGATGCCATCCTCGCCGAGTTGCAGGTGCCCTGCTGGCGGCCCGACCCGGTCGCGGCCGGACAGACCTGTCGGGTGGGATAG
- a CDS encoding LysR substrate-binding domain-containing protein: MELRRLRYFAVLAEELHFTRAAARLHIAQPALSQQIRTLERELGARLIERGRGACALTPVGVVVAAEATALLAQTALARERIAAAVSGQGGRIRLAYTRSARGGRVDALVARFRADNPDVEVVPETGWTAPNVAGLLAGRYDAAFVRPPVDEAQLRCRLVDTEELLLAVPADHPLARRRRIPRELVMGEPAVMWPRENGPGMYDRIVQQIWPHGGFHLVRHEPDDEQLLRAVSTGAVLAAVPAGRARALRVPGVRLRHFTAPVPTVDIALAYHVRTVTPAVRRLLAALDSAPA, encoded by the coding sequence ATGGAGCTGCGCCGGCTGCGCTACTTCGCCGTACTGGCCGAGGAGTTGCACTTCACCCGGGCCGCCGCGCGCCTCCACATCGCCCAACCCGCGCTCAGCCAGCAGATCCGCACGCTCGAACGCGAACTGGGCGCCCGACTGATCGAACGTGGCCGAGGTGCCTGCGCGCTGACCCCGGTCGGCGTCGTGGTCGCCGCCGAGGCGACCGCGCTGCTGGCCCAGACAGCCCTGGCGCGGGAACGCATCGCGGCGGCAGTGAGCGGCCAGGGCGGACGAATCCGGCTCGCCTACACCCGGTCGGCCCGGGGCGGACGGGTCGACGCCCTGGTGGCCCGGTTCCGGGCCGACAACCCGGACGTCGAGGTGGTGCCGGAGACCGGATGGACGGCACCGAACGTCGCCGGGCTGCTCGCCGGCCGCTACGACGCCGCGTTCGTCCGCCCGCCGGTAGACGAGGCACAGTTGCGGTGCCGGCTGGTCGACACCGAGGAACTGCTGTTGGCGGTCCCCGCCGACCATCCCCTGGCCCGACGCCGACGCATCCCCCGCGAGTTGGTCATGGGTGAGCCAGCGGTGATGTGGCCCCGGGAAAACGGCCCCGGCATGTACGACCGCATCGTCCAGCAGATCTGGCCGCACGGCGGCTTCCACCTGGTACGCCACGAGCCGGACGACGAACAACTGCTCCGGGCCGTCTCCACCGGTGCCGTGCTGGCCGCCGTACCGGCCGGCCGGGCACGCGCCCTGCGGGTGCCCGGGGTGCGCCTACGGCACTTCACCGCACCGGTCCCCACCGTGGACATCGCCCTCGCCTACCACGTACGGACCGTCACGCCGGCCGTACGACGTCTGCTCGCCGCACTGGACAGCGCACCGGCCTGA
- a CDS encoding FAD-dependent oxidoreductase, whose amino-acid sequence MVDVVVVGAGVVGLTCAIRLQRSGARVAVVTADEPAQTVSRVAAAVWYPTRTAEDPRVLEWGRRTAEELTEQARCGVPGVVLRPTRMLRRTPDEGTPWWADALPDFRTVAVDEVPAGYLGEWRFTAPTAEMGPYLDWLMERVLAGGGVVSRRRIDRLADVAGLAPVVVNATGLAAGVLAGDDRVHPVRGQVVLVGNPGLHVSVRDEENPAGMTYVHPRSRDVVLGGTFEPGDGNTAVDEATGRAILRRCAALVPELAEARVIGHRVGLRPGRRGGARVEVDPVGLPGGGRLVHSYGHGGAGVTLSWGCADEVVALCGLG is encoded by the coding sequence ATGGTTGACGTAGTGGTTGTCGGAGCCGGCGTGGTGGGTCTGACCTGCGCGATCCGGCTCCAGCGCAGTGGCGCCCGGGTGGCGGTGGTGACCGCCGACGAGCCGGCCCAGACGGTGTCCCGGGTGGCTGCCGCGGTCTGGTATCCCACCCGTACCGCGGAGGATCCCCGGGTGCTGGAGTGGGGGCGTCGTACCGCCGAGGAGTTGACCGAGCAGGCGAGGTGTGGGGTGCCCGGCGTGGTGCTGCGTCCGACCCGGATGCTGCGGCGTACCCCGGACGAGGGCACGCCGTGGTGGGCGGACGCGCTGCCGGACTTCCGTACGGTGGCGGTCGACGAGGTGCCTGCCGGTTACCTGGGCGAGTGGCGGTTCACCGCCCCGACCGCGGAAATGGGACCCTATCTCGACTGGTTGATGGAGCGAGTGCTGGCGGGCGGTGGGGTGGTGTCGCGGCGCCGGATCGACCGGCTGGCGGACGTCGCCGGGCTCGCTCCGGTCGTCGTCAACGCCACCGGGTTGGCCGCCGGGGTTCTGGCCGGGGACGACCGGGTTCACCCCGTACGCGGACAGGTCGTCCTGGTCGGTAACCCCGGATTGCACGTCTCGGTACGCGACGAGGAGAACCCGGCTGGCATGACCTATGTGCATCCGCGCAGCCGGGATGTCGTACTCGGCGGTACCTTCGAGCCGGGCGACGGGAACACGGCTGTGGACGAGGCCACCGGTCGGGCCATCCTGAGGCGGTGTGCCGCCCTGGTGCCGGAGCTGGCCGAGGCCCGGGTGATCGGACATCGGGTCGGCCTGCGGCCGGGCCGGCGCGGCGGGGCGCGGGTCGAGGTCGACCCGGTCGGATTGCCGGGCGGCGGACGGCTGGTGCACAGCTATGGCCATGGTGGAGCTGGTGTCACGCTCTCGTGGGGATGCGCCGACGAGGTGGTCGCCCTGTGCGGCCTGGGGTAG
- the egtA gene encoding ergothioneine biosynthesis glutamate--cysteine ligase EgtA — protein sequence MTTRPELDSATVLREVGEAEGYLAKICFKTGPPRLVGVELEWTVHDAVDPAQPVDPDRLRTALGPHAPTTLDPGSTSRPLPQRGTVTVEPGGQVEISTIPHRRLDALHETTSADIDYLTGLLAAAGLVLGRTGIDPYRPPRPAIDTPRYRAMRCAFDRRGPSGRAMMYSTAGLQICFDAGMPAQVAARWQALHAYGPPLVAAFATAGRYAGRDTGWASARMAAWQRIDPDRTRAAWTRTTDQPDPARAWSAYALAAPLLCVRRPGDANWAAPPGVTFQDWINGALPQPPTTDDLDYHLSTLFPPVRPRGYLEVRYLDSQPAGEWIAPVAVLAALLTDDSAAELAREACEPVVDQWERAARYGLADPDLSLAAATVLDVACRALDRTDLPPTTRQRISEIVQRRLTVAERGAP from the coding sequence GTGACGACGCGACCGGAACTCGACAGCGCCACGGTGCTGCGGGAGGTTGGTGAAGCCGAGGGATACCTCGCGAAGATCTGCTTCAAGACCGGACCACCCCGCCTGGTCGGCGTGGAACTGGAATGGACCGTCCACGACGCGGTCGACCCGGCCCAGCCGGTCGATCCGGACCGACTACGCACCGCCCTCGGGCCGCACGCCCCCACCACCCTCGACCCCGGCAGCACCAGCAGGCCGCTGCCACAGCGAGGCACGGTCACCGTCGAGCCCGGCGGCCAGGTGGAGATCTCCACCATCCCCCACCGCCGGCTCGACGCACTACACGAGACCACCAGCGCGGACATCGACTACCTGACCGGCCTGCTCGCTGCGGCTGGCCTCGTCCTCGGCCGCACCGGCATCGACCCGTACCGGCCGCCCCGTCCCGCAATCGACACCCCTCGCTATCGGGCCATGCGCTGTGCCTTCGACCGGCGAGGCCCCTCCGGCCGGGCGATGATGTACAGCACCGCCGGCCTCCAGATCTGCTTCGACGCCGGCATGCCAGCGCAGGTCGCCGCGCGCTGGCAGGCACTGCACGCGTACGGGCCACCGCTGGTCGCCGCCTTCGCCACCGCCGGACGATACGCCGGCCGGGACACCGGATGGGCCTCGGCGCGAATGGCCGCATGGCAGCGGATCGACCCCGACCGGACCCGGGCGGCGTGGACCCGAACCACCGACCAGCCCGACCCGGCCCGGGCCTGGTCGGCCTATGCGCTGGCCGCACCGCTGCTCTGCGTGCGGCGGCCCGGCGACGCCAACTGGGCCGCTCCGCCAGGAGTCACCTTCCAGGACTGGATCAACGGGGCGTTACCGCAGCCGCCCACCACCGACGATCTGGACTACCACCTCAGCACCCTGTTTCCACCGGTGCGGCCCCGTGGCTATCTGGAGGTCCGTTATCTGGACAGCCAGCCGGCAGGAGAGTGGATCGCCCCGGTGGCGGTGCTCGCCGCCCTGCTCACCGACGACTCGGCGGCCGAACTGGCCCGGGAAGCCTGCGAGCCGGTCGTCGACCAGTGGGAGCGGGCCGCCCGGTACGGCCTGGCCGACCCGGACCTGTCCCTGGCCGCTGCCACCGTGCTCGACGTGGCGTGCCGTGCCCTGGACCGTACCGACCTACCGCCCACCACCCGTCAGCGAATCAGCGAGATCGTGCAGCGGCGGCTCACCGTCGCGGAGAGGGGAGCGCCGTGA
- the egtB gene encoding ergothioneine biosynthesis protein EgtB, which yields MRDRIVAELDRTRRRSALLTEVVDDADLMRQHSPIMSPLVWDLAHVGNQEELWLVRDVGRREPVRRDIDDLYDAFKQPRRDRPSLPLLRPDEARAYLGTVRTKVLDLLDTVRFDERRLVADGFAFGMIVQHEQQHDETMLATHQLRVGPPVLAAPPPPPSAGPVTGEVLVPAGPFTMGTSTDPWALDNERPAHRVDLPAYFIDAAPVTNADYLAFMAAGGYTEPRWWSEPGWHYRCAANLAAPMHWRRDGADWGYLRFGRFSPLVLDEPVVHVGYYEAEAYAAWAGKRLPTEAEWEKAARWDPASGRSRRYPWGDEDPTPEHANLGQRHLAPAPVGAYPAGASPLGVHQLVGDVWEWTSTGFHGYPGFAAFPYREYSEVFFGESYRVLRGGSFGTDRAACRGTFRNWDLPIRRQIFSGFRCARDPRPGEHDR from the coding sequence CTGCGCGACCGGATCGTGGCGGAGTTGGACCGCACCCGTCGTCGCAGCGCCCTGCTCACCGAGGTGGTCGACGACGCCGACCTGATGCGCCAACACTCGCCGATCATGTCACCGCTGGTGTGGGACCTCGCCCACGTCGGCAACCAGGAGGAGCTGTGGCTGGTCCGCGACGTGGGGCGTCGGGAACCTGTCCGACGGGACATCGACGACCTCTACGACGCGTTCAAGCAGCCCCGTCGGGACCGGCCGTCGCTACCCCTGCTCCGGCCGGACGAGGCCCGCGCCTATCTGGGTACGGTCCGGACCAAGGTCCTCGACCTCCTGGACACCGTACGTTTCGACGAACGTCGACTGGTTGCCGACGGGTTCGCGTTCGGCATGATCGTCCAGCACGAGCAGCAGCACGACGAGACCATGCTCGCCACCCACCAACTGCGGGTCGGACCGCCGGTGCTCGCCGCGCCGCCCCCGCCGCCGTCGGCGGGGCCGGTCACCGGGGAGGTGCTGGTGCCGGCCGGGCCGTTCACCATGGGCACCTCGACCGACCCGTGGGCGCTGGACAACGAGCGCCCCGCACACCGGGTCGACCTGCCGGCGTACTTCATCGACGCCGCGCCGGTGACCAACGCGGACTATCTGGCCTTCATGGCGGCTGGTGGCTATACCGAGCCGCGTTGGTGGAGCGAGCCGGGCTGGCACTACCGGTGTGCGGCCAATCTGGCCGCGCCGATGCACTGGCGGCGGGACGGCGCCGACTGGGGCTATCTGCGGTTCGGCCGGTTCTCACCGTTGGTCCTCGACGAGCCGGTGGTGCACGTCGGCTACTACGAGGCGGAGGCGTACGCGGCGTGGGCCGGTAAACGACTGCCCACCGAGGCCGAGTGGGAGAAGGCAGCCCGCTGGGATCCGGCCAGCGGGCGGTCCCGCCGCTATCCGTGGGGCGACGAGGACCCCACCCCGGAGCATGCCAACCTCGGCCAACGGCATCTCGCCCCGGCACCGGTAGGGGCGTACCCGGCCGGCGCCTCGCCACTCGGTGTGCACCAACTCGTCGGCGACGTGTGGGAGTGGACCTCCACCGGGTTCCACGGCTATCCGGGGTTCGCGGCGTTCCCGTACCGGGAGTACTCGGAGGTGTTCTTCGGCGAGTCGTACCGGGTGTTGCGCGGCGGCTCGTTCGGCACCGACCGAGCGGCCTGCCGGGGCACCTTCCGCAACTGGGACCTGCCGATCCGTCGGCAGATCTTCAGCGGGTTCCGCTGTGCCCGGGATCCACGGCCCGGCGAGCACGACCGGTGA
- the egtC gene encoding ergothioneine biosynthesis protein EgtC: protein MCRHLVYLGPPLPLAALLFDPPHSLAHQSWAPRDMRGGGTVNADGFGIGWYGPGPEPLRYRRGQPIWTDSTLPALAVATSSRTVLAAVRSATVGMPVMETAAAPFAAGPWLFSLNGVVRGWPDSMVPIVSGLPIRDLLTLDAPTDAAVLWALVRHRLRAGASLVEAVGTTVRQVATVAPDSRLNLLLTDGRTAVASTVGHALSVRVGDGSVLLSSEPLDDDPGWRSVPDRRLVVATTDDLTSFPIDRQS, encoded by the coding sequence ATGTGCCGACATCTGGTCTATCTCGGGCCACCGCTACCCCTGGCCGCGCTGCTGTTCGACCCGCCGCACTCACTGGCCCACCAGTCTTGGGCGCCTCGGGACATGCGCGGCGGCGGGACGGTCAACGCCGACGGTTTCGGTATCGGCTGGTACGGCCCCGGCCCGGAGCCGCTGCGCTACCGCCGGGGCCAGCCGATCTGGACGGACTCGACACTGCCGGCCCTGGCGGTGGCGACCTCGTCCAGGACCGTCCTGGCCGCGGTCCGGTCGGCCACCGTCGGCATGCCGGTGATGGAGACCGCCGCCGCACCCTTCGCCGCCGGACCGTGGCTGTTCAGCCTCAACGGGGTGGTACGCGGCTGGCCGGACTCGATGGTGCCGATCGTTTCCGGGTTGCCGATCCGGGACCTGTTGACCCTCGACGCGCCGACCGACGCGGCGGTGCTCTGGGCGCTCGTCCGACACCGGCTCCGCGCCGGTGCGTCCCTGGTTGAGGCGGTCGGCACCACGGTCCGGCAGGTCGCCACCGTCGCCCCCGACTCCCGGCTGAACCTGCTGCTCACCGACGGGCGTACGGCGGTGGCCAGCACAGTCGGTCACGCCCTGTCGGTCCGCGTCGGCGATGGCTCGGTGCTGCTCTCCTCCGAGCCGCTCGACGACGACCCCGGGTGGCGATCGGTCCCGGACCGGCGACTCGTGGTCGCCACCACCGACGACCTGACCAGCTTTCCGATCGACCGGCAGTCGTGA
- the egtD gene encoding L-histidine N(alpha)-methyltransferase: MSTEPLEIYLTEQDLARALREDVRIGLTAEPKWLPPKWFYDARGSELFEEITRLPEYYPTRAERAILAACADDIARLSDAKTLIELGSGSSEKTRLLLDAFARPGGLGTFVPLDVSVSALRQSTAKIAADYPGLRVRGIVADFTRQLDRMPAGGRRMVAFLGGTIGNLTPDERAEFLRSMRAALEPGDWLLIGTDLVKDPAVLVPAYDDAAGVTAEFNRNVLRVVNRKLRADFEPDGFDHVAVWDAEREWIEMRLRARHAQRVRVVALDLIVDFAEGEELRTEISAKFHRSGVETELAAAGFEVRAAWTDDEERFLVTLGRAVPTGRLRRAWSRPRRLDHP; the protein is encoded by the coding sequence GTGAGCACCGAGCCGTTGGAGATCTACCTGACCGAGCAGGACCTCGCCCGAGCGCTCCGCGAGGATGTCCGGATCGGTCTGACCGCCGAGCCGAAGTGGCTGCCGCCGAAGTGGTTCTACGACGCCCGGGGTAGCGAACTGTTCGAGGAGATCACCCGCCTGCCCGAGTACTACCCGACTCGCGCCGAGCGGGCCATCCTGGCTGCGTGCGCCGACGACATCGCCCGGCTGAGCGACGCGAAGACCCTGATCGAGCTGGGGTCCGGCTCCTCGGAGAAGACCCGACTGCTGCTCGACGCGTTCGCCCGACCGGGCGGTCTGGGCACCTTCGTACCGTTGGATGTTTCGGTCAGCGCGTTACGTCAGTCGACGGCGAAGATCGCGGCCGACTATCCCGGTCTGCGGGTGCGGGGCATCGTCGCAGACTTCACCCGGCAGCTTGATCGGATGCCCGCTGGTGGTCGCCGCATGGTGGCCTTCCTCGGTGGCACCATCGGCAACCTGACCCCCGACGAGCGGGCGGAATTCCTCCGGTCGATGCGCGCGGCGCTGGAACCGGGCGACTGGTTGTTGATCGGTACCGACCTGGTGAAGGACCCGGCGGTGCTGGTGCCCGCCTACGACGACGCCGCCGGGGTGACCGCCGAGTTCAACCGCAACGTCCTGCGGGTGGTCAATCGGAAGCTGCGAGCGGACTTCGAGCCGGACGGATTCGACCACGTCGCGGTCTGGGACGCCGAACGCGAGTGGATCGAGATGCGACTGCGGGCCCGTCATGCCCAGCGGGTACGGGTCGTCGCCCTCGACCTGATCGTGGACTTCGCCGAGGGGGAGGAGCTGCGAACCGAGATCTCGGCCAAGTTCCACCGGTCCGGGGTCGAGACCGAGTTGGCCGCCGCCGGGTTCGAAGTTCGCGCCGCTTGGACCGACGACGAGGAGCGCTTCCTGGTCACCCTCGGCCGGGCGGTCCCGACGGGGCGCCTGCGGCGCGCGTGGTCACGGCCTCGCCGACTCGACCACCCGTGA